The Halorussus gelatinilyticus genome contains the following window.
ACAACTGGAGCGCCCGGTCCCGATCGCGGTCGCGGTCGTCCAGCGGTTGGCCGTAGAATCCCCGGTGGTGCAACTCCTCGGGCGGGTCCCAGACCAGCACGCGGTCGTCCAGCAGGTCGGCGGGAACGCCCGCGGGGAGGTCGGTCGCGGAACTCCCGCGGAGGTCCGCCCGGTCGGTTTCGAGGTAGGTTATCTCGCTCTCCTCGTCCACGACCGCCAGCACCACGTCGCCCAACCGGTCGGCGGGCACGTCCGCGCGTTCGCCGACGACCCGGACGCGGTAGAGGACCGAGTCGTCCCACGGTCCCTTACCGCGCGGATAGACCACGAAGTCGGCGTTCGACCGGGGCGCATCGACCCACCCCTCGCGGGCGGGCGAGAGGTAGAACCCCCGGTCGCGCAGGTCGGCGTAGACGAGGAATCGCGTGGCTATCTCGTCGCCCGCGTCGGCGAGGAACTCCCGGAAGCCCATGCCGTCCACGCCGTCCAAATCGCCTTTGAACAGCAGGTAGGCCGCTTCGACGCGCGAGAGCGCGACGCTGTTGGCCTCCAAGGGGCGGCCGTACCCGCTGGAGTCGTAGTAGCGCTGGCGGGCGTCGCCGCCGACCACCACCTCGTCGTCTCGCAGGCGTCCGTCCATGCTCCTCGTTCCGGTTCGGGGCGTCAAACGATTTCCGGTGTCCCGCGGGTCGGGGCGGGTCGGCGGTTCCGGTCGGACACTCATTCCGGCGATTCTCACCAGAACGATTATATGCATAACCTACCTGATTGGCGACAAATGACGCGCGGAATCGGCGAGACGGAACTCCTCTCGGGACTCCCCGAGACGGCCACCGCCGTCGCCGGACTCGTCACGCAACTCGGCGACATGTGGTTCGTGATGGTCGGTATCGGCGTCGTCTTCGTTCTCGGGGTCAGGCACCGCTCGGTCACGAACGACCCCGCGACCGATAGCGTCTACCTGCTCGCGCTGACCGTCGGCGCGTACTCGCTGACGGTCGCGCTCAAGCACACCTTCGGGCTTCCCCGTCCGCCGGGGGCCGCGACGGCGACGCCGCCCGCGTGGATTCCGCAACTCGGCCACGCCGTCTACGAGTCTATGGTGACCGGCGACGGGTACGGCTTCCCCAGCGGGCACGCGCTCAAGACGACCGTCGTCTACGGCGGCGCGGCGCTCGCGCTGGACGTCTGGGACCGCGGACGCCAGCTAGCCGTCGCTGGCGCGATTATCGCCCTCGTCGCGGCGTCGCGGGTCGTTCTCGGCGTTCACTACGTGGTCGATGTAGTGGCCGGCGCGGTCGTCGGTGGTCTCTTTCTGGCCGCAGTCGTCCGCCTCACCGACCAGCGTCCGACGCGAACGCTGGCGCTCTCGACCGGCCTCGGACTCCTCGGGTTCCTCGCTGCGGGCACGTCCAAGTCGGCGCTCGCGCTAGCGGTCGCCGCGGTCGGACTGGTCGTCTGGGTCGGAACCGACAGAGTCCGCGGCTTGAACGCCGACCCGGCCGAACACTAACGTCCCTCGACCTCCGGTCCGTCGGTCGCTTCCTCGTCGCTCCCCGTCTCGTCGCGTTCGTGGTCGAGGCAGACCGATTCGCCGTCCTCGCTCCGGACGCGCGGTAATCCGCAATCACAGGTCCCGACCACCTCCCGGTCGGGGAGCGCGACGGTGGTCTCGCAGTCGGGGTAGTTCTCACAGCCCAGAAAGAGGGTGCGCTCGCGCAGGACTCGCAGGTCGCCGTCGCAGTCGGGACACGACCACTCGCGGTCGAATCGCTCGCGGACCGCCTCGTCCAACTGCTCGCAGTCGCGGTCCACGCAGAGTTCGAAGCGCGCGCCGCGCTCGACGGCCATCTGCGGCAGGCCGCAGTCGCACGTCGCGTCGAGCGTCGCGGCGTCTCGGGGAAGCCCGTACTCCGCCGGGCAGTCGAGGCAGGTGACCGTCCCGCGAGCGCGAACGAGGACGCCCTCACACTCCGGGCAGGTGCCAACCTCGGTGCCCGCCGCGGTCGCGCCGTGGCTCGCGCGGTCGGCGTCGGCGCGGCTCTCGACGCGCAGGCGTTCGTCATCCTTGACCGCGACGAGGCCGAAGCCGCCCTCGCCGTCGCTCTCGCGGTGGACCGCGTTCGCGCGGGTCAGCCACTCGACCGGCTGGTACCCCTCCGCGTCGTGGACGAGGACGGTGCCGTCCGGTTTGTGAACGACGACGACGCGGCCGCGCTGGGTGCGCGACTCGTCGCCTCCGTCGCCCCCGTGGTAGGTGGTCGTACAGTCGCCGGCGTAGACGTGGATTCGGGTCACGGGGAGGGTTCGTCCCGTTTTCGGACTTAAACTCTCGGCCGGGTGGGCGGCGACCGACCGCGCGAGCACCGTCCGACCCGCTCGTGCGCCGGAGCAACTATTTTTCCGCGGCCCGTCACTCGGCCCGTGCAATCGAAGGCTGTGCTGTTCGACATGGACGGCGTCATCGTCAACTCGGAACGCTACTGGGTCGAGACCGAGGAGTCGGAAATCCTCCCCGCGGCGGTGGACGGGTCGCCCGACACCAGCGAGACGACCGGGATGAACTTCCGGGAGATCTACGACTACCTCGAAGCGCGCCACGAGATGACCGAGACGAAAGACGAGTTCGTGGACCGCTACGAGAACGCGGCCCGCGACATCTACGGCGAGAAAGTCGCGCTGATGGACGGATTCGAGGATTTGCTCGCCGACCTCCGCGACGAGGGCCGGACCGTCGCGCTGGTCTCGTCGTCGCCCCACGACTGGATAGACCGCATGCTCGACCGGTTCGACCTCCGGGAGTCGTTCGACAGAATCATCAGCGCCGAGGAAATCGACGGCAAGAGCAAGCCCGAACCCGACGTGTACGAGTTCGCCGCGAAGGAAGTCGGCGTCGAGCCTGCCGACTGCATCGCGGTCGAGGACTCCGAGAACGGGGTCCGGTCGGCGAAGCGCGCCGGGATGCAGGTCGTGGGATATCGGAACGAATCGGACGAGGAACTGGACCTCTCGGAGGCCGACGCGGTGGCGGCGTCGGCCGAGGAGTTGCGCGAGATACTGCTCGCCGAGTGACGGAGTT
Protein-coding sequences here:
- the endA gene encoding tRNA-intron lyase, giving the protein MDGRLRDDEVVVGGDARQRYYDSSGYGRPLEANSVALSRVEAAYLLFKGDLDGVDGMGFREFLADAGDEIATRFLVYADLRDRGFYLSPAREGWVDAPRSNADFVVYPRGKGPWDDSVLYRVRVVGERADVPADRLGDVVLAVVDEESEITYLETDRADLRGSSATDLPAGVPADLLDDRVLVWDPPEELHHRGFYGQPLDDRDRDRDRALQLSLVEAAYLADEGVLSLGGRTDDPETETVREHGREVEGERFDRRLRVYRALRERGMVPKTGFKFGSDFRTYADVESVEELGHSECLVRVLPTDHIFSPRDLALDVRLAHGVRKRMIFALVGPNEEITDWISVGRLTP
- a CDS encoding phosphatase PAP2 family protein; the encoded protein is MTRGIGETELLSGLPETATAVAGLVTQLGDMWFVMVGIGVVFVLGVRHRSVTNDPATDSVYLLALTVGAYSLTVALKHTFGLPRPPGAATATPPAWIPQLGHAVYESMVTGDGYGFPSGHALKTTVVYGGAALALDVWDRGRQLAVAGAIIALVAASRVVLGVHYVVDVVAGAVVGGLFLAAVVRLTDQRPTRTLALSTGLGLLGFLAAGTSKSALALAVAAVGLVVWVGTDRVRGLNADPAEH
- a CDS encoding topoisomerase DNA-binding C4 zinc finger domain-containing protein, with the translated sequence MTRIHVYAGDCTTTYHGGDGGDESRTQRGRVVVVHKPDGTVLVHDAEGYQPVEWLTRANAVHRESDGEGGFGLVAVKDDERLRVESRADADRASHGATAAGTEVGTCPECEGVLVRARGTVTCLDCPAEYGLPRDAATLDATCDCGLPQMAVERGARFELCVDRDCEQLDEAVRERFDREWSCPDCDGDLRVLRERTLFLGCENYPDCETTVALPDREVVGTCDCGLPRVRSEDGESVCLDHERDETGSDEEATDGPEVEGR
- a CDS encoding HAD family hydrolase, with the protein product MQSKAVLFDMDGVIVNSERYWVETEESEILPAAVDGSPDTSETTGMNFREIYDYLEARHEMTETKDEFVDRYENAARDIYGEKVALMDGFEDLLADLRDEGRTVALVSSSPHDWIDRMLDRFDLRESFDRIISAEEIDGKSKPEPDVYEFAAKEVGVEPADCIAVEDSENGVRSAKRAGMQVVGYRNESDEELDLSEADAVAASAEELREILLAE